GCTGGACGCAAAGCAAATCGCCCGGGGCGCGTTCAACGCGAACGTAGCTGCCGAGATCGTCGAGCGGCGTCTGCTGCTTGGTTCCGGCGAGATCGCTGAGTTTGAACTCGACCGGTTTGGCTGGTTCGTCGGGTGATTTGCGGAGGTCGACGACGACGCTCGCCGTCTCGTCCGCGCGGATGGTGACGTCGCAACCATCAGCTTGGCGGCGGAGCAGGGGGGCGATGACGATGCGATTTTCGACGAGACGAACGGCGGCCGCTTCGTCGGCTTCAACGCCGAGGGGTTGCAGATCGCTCAGTTCGCCGCCGGCAACCGCGATGGCGCCGATCCATTTCTGCTGCGACTGAGCGTTGGCGCCCCAACCAAAGCGGAGGCGGACTTCGATCGTTTCAGCGAGTGCGCACTCGGAGCCCAACGCCAGCGCCGCGATGGCCGCCACGAGGGCGACGAATCGCGTCGGCGCATGAGGCCGGCAGATCGGACTTCCTTGTCCGAGCATCGCGTAACGATCCTAGAGTGCGAGCAGTGAATGCTGAGAGCGACGGAGGAGCCCGACGAGCGGCCAAATCCGTGGCAGCGCGGCAGGATTGTAGGAGGCGGAAGGTTGCCTCACTAGGTCATTTATCGGGTGCAAGTGGAGGGGAACTCGCGACTTGCGCCGATTTTTGCGGCAGCCCCATGTTGCAGATTGAGAATTGCTAGCGGCTTGGAGAGCCGAACTCTGCTAGCAACTCCGCAACGTCGTCGGGGCAGCGGTCGGCGATTTCGTTGGCTTCCCAGCGGTCGTCAGGCTTGGCGAAGAGTTCGATGGTTGGCTCAGCTTCGCTAAGCTCGCTGGATTTCGCTGCTTGCCGCAGCAGCCAGCTTTGCGTGCGCATTGCCATTTCGCCATGCTTGCCGATGGCGACCACGCGATCGCGGGCGGGTATCGGCTGCGACGCATCGCTTGGCGACGGCGGGAGGGAGCAGCCGAGCCATTCGAGTAGGTAGGGGGCGAGGTCGGCGGGCTGCACAAGTTCGCTCGCACGCGGCGGAGCGACCGGTGCACCGTCGGGGCGGCGGAGTATGCAGGGGATGTGCGTCACTTCGCCGTAGAGGTCGTGGACCTCGCTCCCCGCGGCGCCATGTTCGCCAAGCGCGAAGCCGCGGCAGCCGACCACTAGCACAGCGGTCGATTCGGCGAGACCCGTGGCCGTCAGCATCTCCAGCAGCATGCCGATGCACTCGTCGAGGATCGTCGTTTGCGCAGCGTAGGAGGCGCGCTGGAGCAGCAGTTCGTCGGAGTTCGTGGTTTCCAAACGGAGCGGCGGCGTGACGAACGTCGGCGCCTCGGGGTCGTCCTCGTCGAGCAGCGATTGCCGAAGTTCGATCGGGGCGTCCCAGGCGCCGTGATAGCCGCGGGCATGGAGCCAGAGTAGGCGGGGAGGCTCGGCGCCAGCTGTCGCTGAATCTTCCGCGACGCTCCACTGTTCGAGTTGGTCG
This sequence is a window from Lacipirellula parvula. Protein-coding genes within it:
- a CDS encoding sulfatase-like hydrolase/transferase, producing the protein MPPRHAIVIAVDGLRASALGAYGNAWHPTPALDRLASESLLFDWMMVDSPALAGFYRAAWLGVPAPYDGVEPTNLKPLAAAHSAGLLPQLLAAGIAASLTTDDVWLAEQGDQLGFRDVRALEFPQPATAESMADTELAQLFAIAADQLEQWSVAEDSATAGAEPPRLLWLHARGYHGAWDAPIELRQSLLDEDDPEAPTFVTPPLRLETTNSDELLLQRASYAAQTTILDECIGMLLEMLTATGLAESTAVLVVGCRGFALGEHGAAGSEVHDLYGEVTHIPCILRRPDGAPVAPPRASELVQPADLAPYLLEWLGCSLPPSPSDASQPIPARDRVVAIGKHGEMAMRTQSWLLRQAAKSSELSEAEPTIELFAKPDDRWEANEIADRCPDDVAELLAEFGSPSR